In Camelus dromedarius isolate mCamDro1 chromosome 24, mCamDro1.pat, whole genome shotgun sequence, one genomic interval encodes:
- the GIGYF1 gene encoding GRB10-interacting GYF protein 1 isoform X4 — MAAETLNFGPEWLRALSSGGSVASPPPSPAMPKYKLADYRYGREEMLALYVKESKVPDELQDKEFAAVLQEEPLQPLALEPLTEEEQRNFSLSVNSVAVLRLMGKGAGPPLGGASRGRGSTRSRGRGRGDTCFYQRSIEESDGTFGRNPREIQRSQSWDDRGERRFEKSARRDGARSGFEEGGAGPRKEHARSDSENWRSLREEQEEEEEGSWRLGAGPRRDGDRWRSASPDGGPRSAGWREHGDRRRKFDFDLRGDRGGCGEEEGRGGGGSSHLRRCRGADGFDDDKDGLPEWCLDDEDEEMGTFDASGAFLPLKKGPKEPIPEEQELDFQGLEEEEEEPSEGLDEEGPEAGGKELTPLPPQEEKSSSPSPLPTLGPLWGAHGEGDDAVERDLPAAEGDDMRGMQLSPGVGSPPGPPGDLEDDEGLKHLQQEAEKLVASLQDSSLEEEQFTAAIQAQGLRHSAAATALPLSHGAARKWFYKDPQGEIQGPFTTQEMAEWFQAGYFSMALLVKRGCDEGFQPLGEVIKMWGRVPFAPGPSPPPLLGNMDQERLKKQQELAAAALYQQLQHQQFLQLVSSRQLPQCALREKAALGDVPPPQQLAAFLQQLQALKAPRGGDQNLLPTMNRSLSVPDSGPLWDIHTSASSQSGGEASLWDIPINSSTQGPILEQLQLQHKFQERREVELRAKREEEERKRREEKRRQQQQQEEEELFRRKQVRQQELLLKLLQQQQAVAAVPVPPAPSSPPPLWAGLAKQGLSMKTLLELQLEGERQMHKQPPPREPSRAQAPNHRVLGGLGAAPLNQWVSEAGPLWGGPDKSGGSSSLGLWEDTLKSSGSLARSLGLKNSRSSPSLSDSYSHLSGRPVRKKTEEEEKLLKLLQGIPRPQDGFTQWCEQMLHTLSTTGSLDVPMAVAILKEVESPYDVHDYIRSCLGDTLEAKEFAKQFLERRAKQKASQQRQQQQQEAWLSSSSLQTAFQTNHSTKLGPGEGSKAKRRALMLHSDPSILGYSLHGPSGEIESVDDY; from the exons ATGGCAGCAGAGACCCTCAACTTTGGGCCCGAGTG GCTGAGGGCCCTCTCTAGTGGTGGCAGTgtagcctccccacccccatcccccgccATGCCCAAATACAAGCTGGCCGACTACCGCTACGGGCGAGAGGAGATGCTGGCTCTCTATGTCAAGGAGAGCAAG GTCCCCGATGAGCTGCAGGACAAGGAGTTCGCCGCGGTGCTACAGGAGGAGCCTCTGCAGCCCCTGGCGCTGGAGCCGCTGacggaggaggagcag AGAAACTTCTCCCTGTCAGTGAACAGTGTGGCTGTGCTGAGGCTGATGGGGAAGGGGGCCGGCCCCCCCCTTGGTGGCGCCTCCCGTGGCAGGGGCAGCACTCGAAGCCGAG GCCGCGGTCGTGGTGACACTTGCTTTTACCAAAGAAGCATTGAAGAAAGCGACGGGACCTTTGGCCGAAACCCCCGGGAGATCCAGCGTAGCCAGAGTTGGGATGACAG aggcGAGAGGCGGTTTGAGAAGTCagccaggagggatggag CACGATCCGGGtttgaggagggaggggctggcccgAGGAAGGAGCATGCCCGCTCAGATAGCGAGAACTGGCGTTCTCTCCGAGAGGagcaagaggaagaggaggagggcagcTGGAGACTTGGGGCAGGACCCCGACGAGATGGCGACCGTTGGCGCTCAGCCAGCCCTG ATGGCGGCCCCCGCTCTGCTGGCTGGCGGGAACATGGGGACCGGCGTCGCAAGTTTGACTTTGATTTGCGAGGGGATCGAGGAGGGTGTGGTGAAgaggaggggcggggtgggggaggcagctcTCACCTCCGGAGGTGCCGAGGGGCTGACGGCTTTGATGACGACAAGGATGGGCTCCCAGAGTGGTGCCTGGACGATGAGGATGAAGAAATGGGCACCTTTGATGCCTCCGGGGCCTTCTTGCCTCTCAAG AAGGGCCCCAAGGAGCCCATTCCCGAGGAGCAGGAGCTCGACTTCCAGGgtctggaggaagaggaggaagagcctTCCGAAGGGCTGGACGAGGAAGGGCCCGAGGCAG GAGGGAAGGAACTGACCCCACTGCCTCCTCAAGAGGAGAAGTCCAGCTCCCCATCCCCACTGCCTACCTTGGGCCCACTCTGGGGAGCTCATGGGGAAGGCGATGACGCTGTGGAGAGAGACCTGCCGGCAGCTGAAG GAGATGACATGAGGGGAATGCAGCTGAGTCCTGGGGTGGGCTCACCCCCTGGCCCACCAGGAGATCTGGAAGATGATGAAGGCTTGAAGCACCTGCAGCAG gagGCGGAGAAGCTCGTGGCCTCCCTGCAGGACAGCTCTCTGGAGGAGGAGCAGTTCACAGCTGCCATACAGGCCCAGGGCCTGCGCCACTCTGCAGCTGCCACTGCCCTCCCCCTCAGCCACGGCGCAGCCCGGAAGTGGTTCTACAAGGACCCGCAGGGGGAGATCCAAG GCCCCTTCACGACCCAAGAGATGGCAGAGTGGTTCCAGGCAGGCTACTTCTCCATGGCCCTGCTGGTGAAGCGGGGCTGTGATGAGGGCTTCCAGCCACTGGGTGAGGTGATCAAGATGTGGGGTCGTGTGCCCTTTGCCCCAGGGCCCTCACCACCCCCACTGCTG GGAAACATGGACCAGGAGCGGCTGAAGAAGCAGCAAGAGCTGGCAGCAGCCGCCTTGTACCAGCAGCTGCAGCACCAGCAGTTTCTTCAGCTGGTCAGCAG TCGCCAGCTCCCGCAGTGCGCACTCCGGGAAAAGGCAGCTCTGGGGGATGTGCCGCCGCCGCAGCAGCTCGCCGCGTTCCTGCAGCAGCTCCAAGCTCTCAAAGCCCCCAG GGGTGGGGACCAGAATCTGCTCCCGACGATGAACCGGTCTTTGTCGGTGCCAGACTCGGGCCCTCTCTGGGACATACATACCTCAGCCTCATCACAGTCAG GCGGTGAGGCCAGTCTTTGGGACATACCAATTAACTCTTCGACTCAGGGTCCAATTCTAGAACAACTCCAGCTGCAACATAAA TTCCAGGAGCGCAGAGAAGTGGAGCTCAGGGCgaagcgggaggaggaggagcgaaAGCGCCGGGAGGAGAAGCgccgccagcagcagcagcaggaggaagaggagttgTTTCGGCGCAAGCAG GTGCGGCAGCAGGAGCTGCTGCTGAAgctgctgcagcagcagcaggcggTGGCCGCTGTCCCTGTGCCTCCTGCGCCCAGTTCCCCGCCCCCACTGTGGGCCGGCCTGGCCAAGCAGGGACTGTCCATGAAGACGCTGCTGGAGCTGCAGCTGGAGGGCGAGCGGCAGATGCACAAGCAGCCCCCGCCTCGGGAGCCGTCTCGGGCCCAGGCCCCCAACCACCGTGTG CTCGGGGGCCTGGGTGCCGCCCCCCTGAACCAGTGGGTATCTGAGGCTGGGCCGCTGTGGGGCGGGCCCGACAAGAGTGGGGGCAGCAGCAGCCTGGGACTCTGGGAGGACACCCTCAAGAGCAGCGGGAGCCTGGCCCGCAGCCTGGGCCTGAAGAACAGCCGCAGCAGCCCCTCTCTCAG TGACTCGTACAGCCACCTGTCAGGTCGGCCTGTGCGCAaaaagacagaggaggaagagaagctgTTGAAGCTGCTGCAGGGCATCCCTCGGCCCCAGGATGGCTTCACCCAGTGGTGTGAGCAGATGCTGCACACGCTGAGTACCACAGGCAGCCTGGACG TTCCCATGGCTGTAGCGATCCTCAAGGAGGTGGAATCCCCCTACGATGTCCATGACTATATCCGTTCCTGCCTGGGGGACACGCTGGAAGCCAAAGAATTTGCCAAACAATTCCTGGAGCGGAGGGCCAAGCAGAAGGCCAgccagcagcggcagcagcagcagcag GAGGCTTGGCTGAGCAGCAGCTCCCTGCAGACGGCCTTTCAGACCAACCACAGCACCAAACTCGGCCCTGGGGAGGGCAGCAAGGCCAAGAGGCGGGCACTGATGCTGCACTCGGACCCCAGCATCTTGG GGTACTCCCTGCATGGACCTTCTGGTGAGATCGAGAGCGTGGATGACTACTGA
- the GIGYF1 gene encoding GRB10-interacting GYF protein 1 isoform X6, with product MAAETLNFGPEWLRALSSGGSVASPPPSPAMPKYKLADYRYGREEMLALYVKESKVPDELQDKEFAAVLQEEPLQPLALEPLTEEEQRNFSLSVNSVAVLRLMGKGAGPPLGGASRGRGSTRSRGRGRGDTCFYQRSIEESDGTFGRNPREIQRSQSWDDRGERRFEKSARRDGARSGFEEGGAGPRKEHARSDSENWRSLREEQEEEEEGSWRLGAGPRRDGDRWRSASPDGGPRSAGWREHGDRRRKFDFDLRGDRGGCGEEEGRGGGGSSHLRRCRGADGFDDDKDGLPEWCLDDEDEEMGTFDASGAFLPLKKGPKEPIPEEQELDFQGLEEEEEEPSEGLDEEGPEAGGKELTPLPPQEEKSSSPSPLPTLGPLWGAHGEGDDAVERDLPAAEGDDMRGMQLSPGVGSPPGPPGDLEDDEGLKHLQQEAEKLVASLQDSSLEEEQFTAAIQAQGLRHSAAATALPLSHGAARKWFYKDPQGEIQGPFTTQEMAEWFQAGYFSMALLVKRGCDEGFQPLGEVIKMWGRVPFAPGPSPPPLLGNMDQERLKKQQELAAAALYQQLQHQQFLQLVSRGGDQNLLPTMNRSLSVPDSGPLWDIHTSASSQSGGEASLWDIPINSSTQGPILEQLQLQHKFQERREVELRAKREEEERKRREEKRRQQQQQEEEELFRRKQVRQQELLLKLLQQQQAVAAVPVPPAPSSPPPLWAGLAKQGLSMKTLLELQLEGERQMHKQPPPREPSRAQAPNHRVQLGGLGAAPLNQWVSEAGPLWGGPDKSGGSSSLGLWEDTLKSSGSLARSLGLKNSRSSPSLSDSYSHLSGRPVRKKTEEEEKLLKLLQGIPRPQDGFTQWCEQMLHTLSTTGSLDVPMAVAILKEVESPYDVHDYIRSCLGDTLEAKEFAKQFLERRAKQKASQQRQQQQQEAWLSSSSLQTAFQTNHSTKLGPGEGSKAKRRALMLHSDPSILGYSLHGPSGEIESVDDY from the exons ATGGCAGCAGAGACCCTCAACTTTGGGCCCGAGTG GCTGAGGGCCCTCTCTAGTGGTGGCAGTgtagcctccccacccccatcccccgccATGCCCAAATACAAGCTGGCCGACTACCGCTACGGGCGAGAGGAGATGCTGGCTCTCTATGTCAAGGAGAGCAAG GTCCCCGATGAGCTGCAGGACAAGGAGTTCGCCGCGGTGCTACAGGAGGAGCCTCTGCAGCCCCTGGCGCTGGAGCCGCTGacggaggaggagcag AGAAACTTCTCCCTGTCAGTGAACAGTGTGGCTGTGCTGAGGCTGATGGGGAAGGGGGCCGGCCCCCCCCTTGGTGGCGCCTCCCGTGGCAGGGGCAGCACTCGAAGCCGAG GCCGCGGTCGTGGTGACACTTGCTTTTACCAAAGAAGCATTGAAGAAAGCGACGGGACCTTTGGCCGAAACCCCCGGGAGATCCAGCGTAGCCAGAGTTGGGATGACAG aggcGAGAGGCGGTTTGAGAAGTCagccaggagggatggag CACGATCCGGGtttgaggagggaggggctggcccgAGGAAGGAGCATGCCCGCTCAGATAGCGAGAACTGGCGTTCTCTCCGAGAGGagcaagaggaagaggaggagggcagcTGGAGACTTGGGGCAGGACCCCGACGAGATGGCGACCGTTGGCGCTCAGCCAGCCCTG ATGGCGGCCCCCGCTCTGCTGGCTGGCGGGAACATGGGGACCGGCGTCGCAAGTTTGACTTTGATTTGCGAGGGGATCGAGGAGGGTGTGGTGAAgaggaggggcggggtgggggaggcagctcTCACCTCCGGAGGTGCCGAGGGGCTGACGGCTTTGATGACGACAAGGATGGGCTCCCAGAGTGGTGCCTGGACGATGAGGATGAAGAAATGGGCACCTTTGATGCCTCCGGGGCCTTCTTGCCTCTCAAG AAGGGCCCCAAGGAGCCCATTCCCGAGGAGCAGGAGCTCGACTTCCAGGgtctggaggaagaggaggaagagcctTCCGAAGGGCTGGACGAGGAAGGGCCCGAGGCAG GAGGGAAGGAACTGACCCCACTGCCTCCTCAAGAGGAGAAGTCCAGCTCCCCATCCCCACTGCCTACCTTGGGCCCACTCTGGGGAGCTCATGGGGAAGGCGATGACGCTGTGGAGAGAGACCTGCCGGCAGCTGAAG GAGATGACATGAGGGGAATGCAGCTGAGTCCTGGGGTGGGCTCACCCCCTGGCCCACCAGGAGATCTGGAAGATGATGAAGGCTTGAAGCACCTGCAGCAG gagGCGGAGAAGCTCGTGGCCTCCCTGCAGGACAGCTCTCTGGAGGAGGAGCAGTTCACAGCTGCCATACAGGCCCAGGGCCTGCGCCACTCTGCAGCTGCCACTGCCCTCCCCCTCAGCCACGGCGCAGCCCGGAAGTGGTTCTACAAGGACCCGCAGGGGGAGATCCAAG GCCCCTTCACGACCCAAGAGATGGCAGAGTGGTTCCAGGCAGGCTACTTCTCCATGGCCCTGCTGGTGAAGCGGGGCTGTGATGAGGGCTTCCAGCCACTGGGTGAGGTGATCAAGATGTGGGGTCGTGTGCCCTTTGCCCCAGGGCCCTCACCACCCCCACTGCTG GGAAACATGGACCAGGAGCGGCTGAAGAAGCAGCAAGAGCTGGCAGCAGCCGCCTTGTACCAGCAGCTGCAGCACCAGCAGTTTCTTCAGCTGGTCAGCAG GGGTGGGGACCAGAATCTGCTCCCGACGATGAACCGGTCTTTGTCGGTGCCAGACTCGGGCCCTCTCTGGGACATACATACCTCAGCCTCATCACAGTCAG GCGGTGAGGCCAGTCTTTGGGACATACCAATTAACTCTTCGACTCAGGGTCCAATTCTAGAACAACTCCAGCTGCAACATAAA TTCCAGGAGCGCAGAGAAGTGGAGCTCAGGGCgaagcgggaggaggaggagcgaaAGCGCCGGGAGGAGAAGCgccgccagcagcagcagcaggaggaagaggagttgTTTCGGCGCAAGCAG GTGCGGCAGCAGGAGCTGCTGCTGAAgctgctgcagcagcagcaggcggTGGCCGCTGTCCCTGTGCCTCCTGCGCCCAGTTCCCCGCCCCCACTGTGGGCCGGCCTGGCCAAGCAGGGACTGTCCATGAAGACGCTGCTGGAGCTGCAGCTGGAGGGCGAGCGGCAGATGCACAAGCAGCCCCCGCCTCGGGAGCCGTCTCGGGCCCAGGCCCCCAACCACCGTGTG CAGCTCGGGGGCCTGGGTGCCGCCCCCCTGAACCAGTGGGTATCTGAGGCTGGGCCGCTGTGGGGCGGGCCCGACAAGAGTGGGGGCAGCAGCAGCCTGGGACTCTGGGAGGACACCCTCAAGAGCAGCGGGAGCCTGGCCCGCAGCCTGGGCCTGAAGAACAGCCGCAGCAGCCCCTCTCTCAG TGACTCGTACAGCCACCTGTCAGGTCGGCCTGTGCGCAaaaagacagaggaggaagagaagctgTTGAAGCTGCTGCAGGGCATCCCTCGGCCCCAGGATGGCTTCACCCAGTGGTGTGAGCAGATGCTGCACACGCTGAGTACCACAGGCAGCCTGGACG TTCCCATGGCTGTAGCGATCCTCAAGGAGGTGGAATCCCCCTACGATGTCCATGACTATATCCGTTCCTGCCTGGGGGACACGCTGGAAGCCAAAGAATTTGCCAAACAATTCCTGGAGCGGAGGGCCAAGCAGAAGGCCAgccagcagcggcagcagcagcagcag GAGGCTTGGCTGAGCAGCAGCTCCCTGCAGACGGCCTTTCAGACCAACCACAGCACCAAACTCGGCCCTGGGGAGGGCAGCAAGGCCAAGAGGCGGGCACTGATGCTGCACTCGGACCCCAGCATCTTGG GGTACTCCCTGCATGGACCTTCTGGTGAGATCGAGAGCGTGGATGACTACTGA
- the GIGYF1 gene encoding GRB10-interacting GYF protein 1 isoform X7: MGKGAGPPLGGASRGRGSTRSRGRGRGDTCFYQRSIEESDGTFGRNPREIQRSQSWDDRGERRFEKSARRDGARSGFEEGGAGPRKEHARSDSENWRSLREEQEEEEEGSWRLGAGPRRDGDRWRSASPDGGPRSAGWREHGDRRRKFDFDLRGDRGGCGEEEGRGGGGSSHLRRCRGADGFDDDKDGLPEWCLDDEDEEMGTFDASGAFLPLKKGPKEPIPEEQELDFQGLEEEEEEPSEGLDEEGPEAGGKELTPLPPQEEKSSSPSPLPTLGPLWGAHGEGDDAVERDLPAAEGDDMRGMQLSPGVGSPPGPPGDLEDDEGLKHLQQEAEKLVASLQDSSLEEEQFTAAIQAQGLRHSAAATALPLSHGAARKWFYKDPQGEIQGPFTTQEMAEWFQAGYFSMALLVKRGCDEGFQPLGEVIKMWGRVPFAPGPSPPPLLGNMDQERLKKQQELAAAALYQQLQHQQFLQLVSSSRQLPQCALREKAALGDVPPPQQLAAFLQQLQALKAPRGGDQNLLPTMNRSLSVPDSGPLWDIHTSASSQSGGEASLWDIPINSSTQGPILEQLQLQHKFQERREVELRAKREEEERKRREEKRRQQQQQEEEELFRRKQVRQQELLLKLLQQQQAVAAVPVPPAPSSPPPLWAGLAKQGLSMKTLLELQLEGERQMHKQPPPREPSRAQAPNHRVQLGGLGAAPLNQWVSEAGPLWGGPDKSGGSSSLGLWEDTLKSSGSLARSLGLKNSRSSPSLSDSYSHLSGRPVRKKTEEEEKLLKLLQGIPRPQDGFTQWCEQMLHTLSTTGSLDVPMAVAILKEVESPYDVHDYIRSCLGDTLEAKEFAKQFLERRAKQKASQQRQQQQQEAWLSSSSLQTAFQTNHSTKLGPGEGSKAKRRALMLHSDPSILGYSLHGPSGEIESVDDY; encoded by the exons ATGGGGAAGGGGGCCGGCCCCCCCCTTGGTGGCGCCTCCCGTGGCAGGGGCAGCACTCGAAGCCGAG GCCGCGGTCGTGGTGACACTTGCTTTTACCAAAGAAGCATTGAAGAAAGCGACGGGACCTTTGGCCGAAACCCCCGGGAGATCCAGCGTAGCCAGAGTTGGGATGACAG aggcGAGAGGCGGTTTGAGAAGTCagccaggagggatggag CACGATCCGGGtttgaggagggaggggctggcccgAGGAAGGAGCATGCCCGCTCAGATAGCGAGAACTGGCGTTCTCTCCGAGAGGagcaagaggaagaggaggagggcagcTGGAGACTTGGGGCAGGACCCCGACGAGATGGCGACCGTTGGCGCTCAGCCAGCCCTG ATGGCGGCCCCCGCTCTGCTGGCTGGCGGGAACATGGGGACCGGCGTCGCAAGTTTGACTTTGATTTGCGAGGGGATCGAGGAGGGTGTGGTGAAgaggaggggcggggtgggggaggcagctcTCACCTCCGGAGGTGCCGAGGGGCTGACGGCTTTGATGACGACAAGGATGGGCTCCCAGAGTGGTGCCTGGACGATGAGGATGAAGAAATGGGCACCTTTGATGCCTCCGGGGCCTTCTTGCCTCTCAAG AAGGGCCCCAAGGAGCCCATTCCCGAGGAGCAGGAGCTCGACTTCCAGGgtctggaggaagaggaggaagagcctTCCGAAGGGCTGGACGAGGAAGGGCCCGAGGCAG GAGGGAAGGAACTGACCCCACTGCCTCCTCAAGAGGAGAAGTCCAGCTCCCCATCCCCACTGCCTACCTTGGGCCCACTCTGGGGAGCTCATGGGGAAGGCGATGACGCTGTGGAGAGAGACCTGCCGGCAGCTGAAG GAGATGACATGAGGGGAATGCAGCTGAGTCCTGGGGTGGGCTCACCCCCTGGCCCACCAGGAGATCTGGAAGATGATGAAGGCTTGAAGCACCTGCAGCAG gagGCGGAGAAGCTCGTGGCCTCCCTGCAGGACAGCTCTCTGGAGGAGGAGCAGTTCACAGCTGCCATACAGGCCCAGGGCCTGCGCCACTCTGCAGCTGCCACTGCCCTCCCCCTCAGCCACGGCGCAGCCCGGAAGTGGTTCTACAAGGACCCGCAGGGGGAGATCCAAG GCCCCTTCACGACCCAAGAGATGGCAGAGTGGTTCCAGGCAGGCTACTTCTCCATGGCCCTGCTGGTGAAGCGGGGCTGTGATGAGGGCTTCCAGCCACTGGGTGAGGTGATCAAGATGTGGGGTCGTGTGCCCTTTGCCCCAGGGCCCTCACCACCCCCACTGCTG GGAAACATGGACCAGGAGCGGCTGAAGAAGCAGCAAGAGCTGGCAGCAGCCGCCTTGTACCAGCAGCTGCAGCACCAGCAGTTTCTTCAGCTGGTCAGCAG CAGTCGCCAGCTCCCGCAGTGCGCACTCCGGGAAAAGGCAGCTCTGGGGGATGTGCCGCCGCCGCAGCAGCTCGCCGCGTTCCTGCAGCAGCTCCAAGCTCTCAAAGCCCCCAG GGGTGGGGACCAGAATCTGCTCCCGACGATGAACCGGTCTTTGTCGGTGCCAGACTCGGGCCCTCTCTGGGACATACATACCTCAGCCTCATCACAGTCAG GCGGTGAGGCCAGTCTTTGGGACATACCAATTAACTCTTCGACTCAGGGTCCAATTCTAGAACAACTCCAGCTGCAACATAAA TTCCAGGAGCGCAGAGAAGTGGAGCTCAGGGCgaagcgggaggaggaggagcgaaAGCGCCGGGAGGAGAAGCgccgccagcagcagcagcaggaggaagaggagttgTTTCGGCGCAAGCAG GTGCGGCAGCAGGAGCTGCTGCTGAAgctgctgcagcagcagcaggcggTGGCCGCTGTCCCTGTGCCTCCTGCGCCCAGTTCCCCGCCCCCACTGTGGGCCGGCCTGGCCAAGCAGGGACTGTCCATGAAGACGCTGCTGGAGCTGCAGCTGGAGGGCGAGCGGCAGATGCACAAGCAGCCCCCGCCTCGGGAGCCGTCTCGGGCCCAGGCCCCCAACCACCGTGTG CAGCTCGGGGGCCTGGGTGCCGCCCCCCTGAACCAGTGGGTATCTGAGGCTGGGCCGCTGTGGGGCGGGCCCGACAAGAGTGGGGGCAGCAGCAGCCTGGGACTCTGGGAGGACACCCTCAAGAGCAGCGGGAGCCTGGCCCGCAGCCTGGGCCTGAAGAACAGCCGCAGCAGCCCCTCTCTCAG TGACTCGTACAGCCACCTGTCAGGTCGGCCTGTGCGCAaaaagacagaggaggaagagaagctgTTGAAGCTGCTGCAGGGCATCCCTCGGCCCCAGGATGGCTTCACCCAGTGGTGTGAGCAGATGCTGCACACGCTGAGTACCACAGGCAGCCTGGACG TTCCCATGGCTGTAGCGATCCTCAAGGAGGTGGAATCCCCCTACGATGTCCATGACTATATCCGTTCCTGCCTGGGGGACACGCTGGAAGCCAAAGAATTTGCCAAACAATTCCTGGAGCGGAGGGCCAAGCAGAAGGCCAgccagcagcggcagcagcagcagcag GAGGCTTGGCTGAGCAGCAGCTCCCTGCAGACGGCCTTTCAGACCAACCACAGCACCAAACTCGGCCCTGGGGAGGGCAGCAAGGCCAAGAGGCGGGCACTGATGCTGCACTCGGACCCCAGCATCTTGG GGTACTCCCTGCATGGACCTTCTGGTGAGATCGAGAGCGTGGATGACTACTGA